In the genome of Microplitis demolitor isolate Queensland-Clemson2020A chromosome 5, iyMicDemo2.1a, whole genome shotgun sequence, the window aaacgtcATTTTTTACTCCAGACATTAAAAGATTAAAACTTCCAGTATCATTGTAGccaatatgaaaaatattgtgcgtagcataaaataaaacacgATTTTAGACTTCAGATGTCAGCGTGTCTTCGGTTCGGGCAGAACCACTCTCACctgaaatcgtcttgtttTATCCCTTgccacacaatatactattataatgataaatataaaaaaagtgcattgtaattttaataactacgTATCTAAATCTGATCTATCTGtatattatgattatattattatataagtGAAATACAATGTGAcagttaatgattaaaaaaatattaaagctACTGAAAGTGATACGACAatgactaatttcaaaaagataatattatatataaaaaaaaaaaaaaaaaaaaaaaaacaatgaatgtatatgtatgtgtagtAATTTAGAGATGTATAgtgtgaataataaattatttaaatggttACCTGTCGCCGAGAGCTGACTGGTGCTGTTACTCTTCTTGCCTAATCCGGCTTGATATTGCGAAGCACTTCCGCCGCCGCTGCTGCTACCGCTTCCGCTTTTACTACCTGGTGAACTTTTTCGCGCTCTGCGGGCCGCTTCTTCCACGTGAAGACCCACTGCGGTGTCACTCAAACTTCCGTCAGCTTTAAGGGatcatatttttcatttttttgatactaatgttattataaaacaGGTACTATATTATGTgatgatttattatctaaaagTCATGAACTTGACCCGCGATATCATGGACGTAGCTACTCAAATCGATTCGCTGATGAGAGGTGAtgatgataacaaaaaaaaggcggctcatttagaaatattttagaCATTGTGTTAACTTCAGTTTTACTCTACTTACGCTCagttcttttaaaatttagtctTTTCACACCGTTTTTTACtaatactaatatttattgtatactTTTGGGGTGTGCGTCTATATGTGAGTGTGTGTCTTTTAACTAGAACCCAATTTACCTTCAAGGTCAGTTTTTTGTTGttatctttatcttttaaataaaaagagttCATCGATAGTTTTGCGCGACGCTAAAACTCTTCTATACTAATGAAATTGCAGAATGTCCTATTTCatgttgaatttcaaaaattattgacaagTAGTAACACAGAAAAAGATGGATTGCTTATTAGCGCGGGACATTTCTGCTCagccagaaaatttttgcattttcaatgaaaaaataaaaattttttggtgcgaaaaagtattttcgagctcgaagagctgaGAAATGTATTCAGAACATTATATTCGAGCTCAAGAAgatcgaaaacagcgggaagttttagtgctggcccgcagggtcaaccgatagaccgattttttttagtggatTTTAATCTTTCCATGTAAATTTTCCTAAACGAGTACTTTATCATCGGTTTTCACTTCTTATTCTTTGAAACTAGCCTGTTTTCATTGGACGTCAACATTACAAGCCGAAAATTCctatgtacctgaagatcggaactTTTTTCGcagaacgaaaataaaaagaacgaAATGAAAAGCAAAAATCTACAAGatcttgatttttaaaatgtttcaCACTTTAGCCGAAAATTGCAGACCAAATTCCCCTTCAGTCACCTGTAGactcaaattacataaattacgTCCATTTTCGTTACGTAAAAtacgttccgatcttcaggcACATAAATTTTCGACGATTCCTGACTATCATTTACCGACTATTTTCATATTATGTAATACCCATATTTTCCAATTGAAATGCAGTTGTATCTAACGATCTAAATAAAACCAATTTTCATAAAGGGtaggaattaaaatttttacttaatctCCGATTGAATGCTATAGCAATAGgacatcaaattttaattttgaatactcgttataattttactaattaaagtcttcaaattaataaattggatTTTGAAGTAGGACATGAATTATacttatgaattaaaaatgaaatgagtaCTCACCAACTTTTTCATCAGGTGGTCCATCGGCATTGCTAAGACTCCTGCTGAATTGTCCCCTCTTGGTGTGTCCATTGTGGCCATTACCCGTCACCTGATGTCTCGtgtttttttcatatgaaCCACCAGGACTATTGTAATCACCACTACTCCGTTTACGTTGAAAATTATCAGCGTCAGGATTATTATCAGCATTGTTATTGATTCGGACGGAATCAACGGACGTTTTAGTAGAATTAGAGTCAGTGGTAATTTTGTAAGCAGTTTTAGAGGACGAACCAGTGTCATCATTGGCAGCATCATTGATCATGGATGGATCACGTCGTTTACGTCGTGGAATGGTATCATTGTGATGATCGTTGACCCGTGGGTGATTTTTAGCAGTGTCGGAGGTAGCGGTTTGGGAATCAAAGATATTTGAATTAGCGTTACCGGGGCGGGGTGCTCGGTTTCGGGGCCTAAGTGATAAATCATACGGGCCAAATCCGCAATTTTCGCTGCACTGGCTTTCACTTTCCATCGAATATTCATAATATTCTAGCGTATCACTTATCGCAACATTTCTTTTGCTGCCACTTTGTTCGCGTTCGTCAGCAGCTAAACGTCTCTCATTGCTTTTTTTACCAAACAAATCTTTACGTTCTTGCGACTGTAACTTCTTCGGCCGCGAATCTTGCGGATATTTATCGTGATAAATTTCTTGCGACCGATTAATAGACACACGTGATGATGACTTTCTAGTATCTGGATAtgtataatgataattactaTCACGTCTATTGCTATACAATTCACGGCACTCAGGGCAACTTGTTTTTCGACTACGTGAGTAATCTAAATCATCATTTAAGTCACGTCTTGCTGGTCCTGGATACGAACCAGACCGGTCCGTACGTATTTGagctttaaaattatcatcatcacaATCACGTGGTACAACAGATGAACTAAACCTATCACTTTTAACATCTTTTACTGAATTTTTACGATAATCTGGACCAACGACTGTTTCCGTAGATCCAAAGTCATCATCAGaacccataaaaaaattaatactaacAGTTTCATTTAATGGACTCTCTAAATTACGTATATCACGTGCTTCTGGACAGCTACTGTTACGACGTCTACGTGACATTTGCCGCGTAGATTCCCAGGTATCACAAATATCATCATCTTCAGGATGAAGAGTCGGCGAGGATTCAgctttttccaaaattttaatacttttacgGTCTGATTTTGGACACGTGTCATCATAAGCTGCTTCAAATGATATAAATGGCTCGGTTCTACCACCAAAACTACGCGATCTACCCCGAGAATCTTCGTAATTATCTCTACCATGATTACTAtagttatcataatatttagtaTCATAATTATCTTCTAAATATGAATCAGTACTTTTAGTTCTTTTTGTTAAACACAATGATCTGCTATCacaactataattattttgatcatTGCTTGCTAATTTATcatcacaatatttttttggcacTTTATTATCTAAACTACTACTATCATAAGTGTCATGAGCACTCGAGTAACGACAGTCACCTCGATTATCATCAATACTACAATAAATATGATCGTTATCAATAAATCCGTACGGATGATGATTATCACCAtcatcattacttttattatatttactatttaaacgtttactagaatttattttaaataaatgtctgTCATACTCATTGCTTGCCTCGACAGCGTCGATGATATTATCtatttcattatcatcatttaaattttcatcactATTGCCACCATCATTAACGTACAAAGAGTAATACTTTTTACGATAATTACTGCGgcattcattattaaattcatcagAATCATCGACAATACTTTCGGAATTTTTTGAACTATCACCAGTTGAATCGTAGTATGACTTACTCTGGTCATTTAAATACGGCAATTTATCACCAGTTACTGTTAAATTACGCTTTACTTTACGTCTAGCTGTTCTGAGACTGTCATCACTAAATATATTACTCGACACTGATTCATATTCAACACTTTTAGCACGTCTAGGCACTTGGATTCTCTTTATTCTATCACGTAGATCGACAAAAAAGTCATCAacaatattgtaatttaaataattaactttgcTATTCAATGACAACTTGCTCTTACGATCACTCGAGGTACCATAGCGACAAGATGACGCATCACGTAATGATTTATTGCTGTATCTTCTGTCAATGTCAAGACATTGGTCTCTATTATTGTCATCATAAACGTAATAGTTATAAATCCTCGTTGAATCATCGGTTATATTTGAAGAGTCCCGATATTTATTAAGACAAAAGTCTTTTATAAAGTTACTGCTACTGTTGCTCGTGTTGCTGTTGCTCAAATTACTCAAGTTGGTGTAACGGAAGAGGTTGTCATCAACAGTCTGCGATCTCACGATAGGCACACGCGGTTTTCTGTGCATCGAGCGTACAACTGCGGATTTGCTCCGTACGAGGAGATGATTTGGGCTTGAGGTATTGGTTATTTTGGGTTTAGGTTTTTTAATTGTTGGGGTTATTGTGGTGGGATTATGATACTTATTTGATGGGGTTTTCCAGGTCTTAATACTATTACTAATTGGGTTATAATGACTACATTCTTTACTTATGCTTATgcttttattgtttatattattgttgatattattacttatggtgttgctgttgttgttgttgttgttaatgggtaattttattttgtgctTGCGCCTAGTGCGCCTAATAAATAAGGGTGGTAAAGAAGGCAAATAGGATATGACACTGGGTACCAATATGTTTTTAACTGTCGGTCtgcaaacaatttttttttttcgttcagtcatcattttttataaacgtttaaaatgactttttttagttgattGTAATTTTGCAGCTACTTGGAGACATTAAATGGACATTGgtgtgtaaaatttaataatctactgataatactaataaataagtatttttagtaATGGACTGATAACTAGAGGGTCGCTAGTGTAGTGTAGTGTAGTGTAATGGTTAATGATTAATGTAATTAAGCGGGGCGATTTGGATAGTGCACTACGGGGTACATTCCTCAGaacaattaacaaaacaaTGTCCATTTAATTTGAGGATTAATTTagctcattatttaaataattattagtcaaaTGTTTTGGGGTTATTACTGATTTGTAGTACCGATCatcataattgtaattatgatTGTTTGTATTAATTGAAagcttgattttatttattagtagtGCTTGTAATACTCACATTAATGCCCGAGATCCGCGAGGTCGCTCTGATTGAGTACTAAAAGCGCTACTCGCAACAGAAATAATGCTTTCCATGTCGGAATCACCAAAATCACCGAGGACATCTTTGTCGGGACTCAGGTGACCGCGACGAGGTCGGTGATGCAGGCGGTGAGCGTGTGGTAGTAGTGGGGGGTCGTGACCCATTGATGATAATAGGTCTGAGTCCGATCGGCCACTGTAATGTCGTTCCCAacctataataataaatattctagaaaTTTTTCCCACGTCCCTTCATGAGACTTATGACAGGTAGTCGGCTGTATGTGAAATTCAAACTACAGTCAAGCTATGGTCTATTTTGTCCCGTCTCTAAACTATAAACTGATGACCAGTTTTTGgatactgatttttaaaaccaaaacAAAAATGGCGCCCACTCGccgtaaacaaataaaaaaaaacgagagaATTCAGGTTTAAGTCCAGGAGTCGCTGggattttttcacaaataaaataaaaaataacattaaaaggGCATAGTTATtaccttaaataaatatacagcaTAAGTACTAAAGTCCCAAAGAATAAGTCGTCGTCGGGAATAGTCGGAAATTTTCGGTTTATGATACTTATGTATAGTAACGGCGTGAAATTCGACTCgttttttaagagtgggggtaaaaaccGAAGACGACTTACTTTCTGAAAGGACTTTAGCCGACTAACCCGATTCGCGGGTTAAAAGTATACCTTtgaagtataattaatttttggcgCCCTGACGTCTTtcttatattcatttattaaattaactttttataggtactttagtaaatttatggATAATTACCACCGATCCCCGTACTTCGATAAGTTGTATGAACAAGTCTGTGTGGATATCTCATTAATCGATGTCTTTCGTCATCTTGAGTCATCATTCGTTCTTTCAGTAATGGCGTTTGTGGCAATTGTCGTTTTTTAGGTGATCCCGTGGGCGTTGCAGTAGCTGATCTCGATCCAAATCTacacaaattaatataaataccaAGAAAGAAATTTCTGCAGTAAACTTGATGACCTAAAATGGccacataaaatttaaaaaatgataattaatttaccttGCGGGCATATAACCATGAGAATAAGGTATTGATCTATGGTCAGGTGGTGATAATGAACGATGACCAGTTGGACTTTGTGATCTGCCGCGATAACGTAAATAAGGTGAGTCCATCGGAGCTGCACTGTGAGATCTATAACCCATCATACTGCGAGCTGTTGGTTCGTCCTGatttggaataaaaatttttttacaattattaataaaaattatggatTATTGTGTTATATATTTGAGTATTTATGTAATATTaatagtgataaatttatatataaactcaCTTTTCTCCACTGTGGGTAACCAGATATAGACACTGGTTGATCACGTGAAATCATCAATGCGGCTCTCTTGCTGCCCGTTGACGACATGTCCCGCCGACTGCGGTGTTCATTGTCCAGACTTCCGTACTCTCTCTCCGGTGGCGGGCTAGAATAGTGGCTGTACCAGCATGCGTTCGTTTTTATGCATTTATTAGTGTACAGCGTGAGGgggaatattatttatgaagcGTGTGCTTTTGTGATATACCTTTAATAActaagcttttttttaactttttatattgatGACCTTTTATTTGATACAGTTTTAGTTATTACTAAATTAGGTTTCATAAaccgaatttatttattaatttatgattatcattttttacgattatcgcattaattattatattttggggaatatttactttatcgagctattaaatattaatattaatataaatttaaattgatacagagaatatttttttttagtataatcaAAAGATTGATTTT includes:
- the LOC103569025 gene encoding regulating synaptic membrane exocytosis protein 2 isoform X1, which codes for MADLPDMSHLTPEERRIIEEVMMRQKQEEDRENEIMRRKQDEVQILEETIRARSEKHKKAGIELDATCDICMKTKFADGVGHICNYCNIRCCARCGGKVTLRSNKVIWVCIVCRKKQELLSKTGQWMVKTGLGAADQAMIRRMQEDMHGGPLTHTELSQDKRPKLERAHSAAEKENLPLLQRSGSALRRQYSQQEQIPNRRLSTSDSGVEMSVSPHSRSLPTPHVVVGSYPQQTPRHPAAFPEDDPNIYRGELDGLMKQHAQTYQRSRQIYQEQNSNVPITYGHTGVDNSRVHQSQQHQIHQVPGKHLSQALPPPGSNAGSLHQQRSFSSSEEERSTPECASDEPDESEKGKGYYHHVGGSASISGGSRRHGPHNGHHITGTGIITTEYNGHHPPREPRKEENTLVRRSFRRSDEWRADSRRFTERRGKKTVRFDGGTNVAGEEDWSWEADRQGSQDSATKDSGIDTSSTFTSSEDSNRGDLPKQSQASSDGQKIIVHMILRKSAGPGSILGLKVAGGQLLDDGRIGALIEKVKEGTPAAVDGQLRPGDEVIEWNGHCLQGKNSQEVANIIAESRDENQVELIVAKNHPDSTNNSITCSNLPSGTTTTSMKPQRRITAQAQWRQTHETMPILQQPHHRELYDVRREKPSVLVTSPGSPDLHGQGRNRHPRYPTTNANVGGKLQVKLDFNPACNRLSVTVFRATELTPRSNGQLRNPYAKVYLLPDRNEMSKRRTKTLANTNDPRWNETFDYNIRKSELKRRWLEVSVWDFTIHEANDFLGEAVLELSNLSEKAQWQWQNLVAHEERRPIGQYHEPYDDIAITPVDYHLSPPSTTSRLSDSDTSEYDITDCDIPRDQRRTADGASISSLGSSSRFHNMPSNYKRHYSSPPPEREYGSLDNEHRSRRDMSSTGSKRAALMISRDQPVSISGYPQWRKDEPTARSMMGYRSHSAAPMDSPYLRYRGRSQSPTGHRSLSPPDHRSIPYSHGYMPARFGSRSATATPTGSPKKRQLPQTPLLKERMMTQDDERHRLMRYPHRLVHTTYRSTGIGGWERHYSGRSDSDLLSSMGHDPPLLPHAHRLHHRPRRGHLSPDKDVLGDFGDSDMESIISVASSAFSTQSERPRGSRALIPTVKNILVPSVISYLPSLPPLFIRRTRRKHKIKLPINNNNNNSNTISNNINNNINNKSISISKECSHYNPISNSIKTWKTPSNKYHNPTTITPTIKKPKPKITNTSSPNHLLVRSKSAVVRSMHRKPRVPIVRSQTVDDNLFRYTNLSNLSNSNTSNSSSNFIKDFCLNKYRDSSNITDDSTRIYNYYVYDDNNRDQCLDIDRRYSNKSLRDASSCRYGTSSDRKSKLSLNSKVNYLNYNIVDDFFVDLRDRIKRIQVPRRAKSVEYESVSSNIFSDDSLRTARRKVKRNLTVTGDKLPYLNDQSKSYYDSTGDSSKNSESIVDDSDEFNNECRSNYRKKYYSLYVNDGGNSDENLNDDNEIDNIIDAVEASNEYDRHLFKINSSKRLNSKYNKSNDDGDNHHPYGFIDNDHIYCSIDDNRGDCRYSSAHDTYDSSSLDNKVPKKYCDDKLASNDQNNYSCDSRSLCLTKRTKSTDSYLEDNYDTKYYDNYSNHGRDNYEDSRGRSRSFGGRTEPFISFEAAYDDTCPKSDRKSIKILEKAESSPTLHPEDDDICDTWESTRQMSRRRRNSSCPEARDIRNLESPLNETVSINFFMGSDDDFGSTETVVGPDYRKNSVKDVKSDRFSSSVVPRDCDDDNFKAQIRTDRSGSYPGPARRDLNDDLDYSRSRKTSCPECRELYSNRRDSNYHYTYPDTRKSSSRVSINRSQEIYHDKYPQDSRPKKLQSQERKDLFGKKSNERRLAADEREQSGSKRNVAISDTLEYYEYSMESESQCSENCGFGPYDLSLRPRNRAPRPGNANSNIFDSQTATSDTAKNHPRVNDHHNDTIPRRKRRDPSMINDAANDDTGSSSKTAYKITTDSNSTKTSVDSVRINNNADNNPDADNFQRKRSSGDYNSPGGSYEKNTRHQVTGNGHNGHTKRGQFSRSLSNADGPPDEKVADGSLSDTAVGLHVEEAARRARKSSPGSKSGSGSSSGGGSASQYQAGLGKKSNSTSQLSATECISVVGVNADSRSTGIPVTRKRNSTPSSFQRSQEVVPMYQRLGATKQPGSVTSDTAGSLNSISSSEASSWSPCLRSTGEGGQLSEFIDGLGPGQLVGRQVLGGSSLGDIQLALNYTKGYLEVEVVRARDLQPKPGSKILPAPYVKVYLVNGKKCIAKAKTTTARKTLEPFYQQPLAFRENFQGCILQVTVWGDYGRLEGRKVFMGVAQIMLDDLNLNEMVFGWYKLFGTTSLVSGPPSVVLSRRSSATSLDSLKL
- the LOC103569025 gene encoding regulating synaptic membrane exocytosis protein 2 isoform X2, whose protein sequence is MADLPDMSHLTPEERRIIEEVMMRQKQEEDRENEIMRRKQDEVQILEETIRARSEKHKKAGIELDATCDICMKTKFADGVGHICNYCNIRCCARCGGKVTLRSNKVIWVCIVCRKKQELLSKTGQWMVKTGLGAADQAMIRRMQEDMHGGPLTHTELSQDKRPKLERAHSAAEKENLPLLQRSGSALRRQYSQQEQIPNRRLSTSDSGVEMSVSPHSRSLPTPHVVVGSYPQQTPRHPAAFPEDDPNIYRGELDGLMKQHAQTYQRSRQIYQEQNSNVPITYGHTGVDNSRVHQSQQHQIHQVPGKHLSQALPPPGSNAGSLHQQRSFSSSEEERSTPECASDEPDESEKGKGYYHHVGGSASISGGSRRHGPHNGHHITGTGIITTEYNGHHPPREPRKEENTLVRRSFRRSDEWRADSRRFTERRGKKTVRFDGGTNVAGEEDWSWEADRQGSQDSATKDSGIDTSSTFTSSEDSNRGDLPKQSQASSDGQKIIVHMILRKSAGPGSILGLKVAGGQLLDDGRIGALIEKVKEGTPAAVDGQLRPGDEVIEWNGHCLQGKNSQEVANIIAESRDENQVELIVAKNHPDSTNNSITCSNLPSGTTTTSMKPQRRITAQAQWRQTHETMPILQQPHHRELYDVRREKPSVLVTSPGSPDLHGQGRNRHPRYPTTNANVGGKLQVKLDFNPACNRLSVTVFRATELTPRSNGQLRNPYAKVYLLPDRNEMSKRRTKTLANTNDPRWNETFDYNIRKSELKRRWLEVSVWDFTIHEANDFLGEAVLELSNLSEKAQWQWQNLVAHEERRPIGQYHEPYDDIAITPVDYHLSPPSTTSRLSDSDTSEYDITDCDIPRDQRRTADGASISSLGSSSRFHNMPSNYKRHYSSPPPEREYGSLDNEHRSRRDMSSTGSKRAALMISRDQPVSISGYPQWRKDEPTARSMMGYRSHSAAPMDSPYLRYRGRSQSPTGHRSLSPPDHRSIPYSHGYMPARFGSRSATATPTGSPKKRQLPQTPLLKERMMTQDDERHRLMRYPHRLVHTTYRSTGIGGWERHYSGRSDSDLLSSMGHDPPLLPHAHRLHHRPRRGHLSPDKDVLGDFGDSDMESIISVASSAFSTQSERPRGSRALIPTVKNILVPSVISYLPSLPPLFIRRTRRKHKIKLPINNNNNNSNTISNNINNNINNKSISISKECSHYNPISNSIKTWKTPSNKYHNPTTITPTIKKPKPKITNTSSPNHLLVRSKSAVVRSMHRKPRVPIVRSQTVDDNLFRYTNLSNLSNSNTSNSSSNFIKDFCLNKYRDSSNITDDSTRIYNYYVYDDNNRDQCLDIDRRYSNKSLRDASSCRYGTSSDRKSKLSLNSKVNYLNYNIVDDFFVDLRDRIKRIQVPRRAKSVEYESVSSNIFSDDSLRTARRKVKRNLTVTGDKLPYLNDQSKSYYDSTGDSSKNSESIVDDSDEFNNECRSNYRKKYYSLYVNDGGNSDENLNDDNEIDNIIDAVEASNEYDRHLFKINSSKRLNSKYNKSNDDGDNHHPYGFIDNDHIYCSIDDNRGDCRYSSAHDTYDSSSLDNKVPKKYCDDKLASNDQNNYSCDSRSLCLTKRTKSTDSYLEDNYDTKYYDNYSNHGRDNYEDSRGRSRSFGGRTEPFISFEAAYDDTCPKSDRKSIKILEKAESSPTLHPEDDDICDTWESTRQMSRRRRNSSCPEARDIRNLESPLNETVSINFFMGSDDDFGSTETVVGPDYRKNSVKDVKSDRFSSSVVPRDCDDDNFKAQIRTDRSGSYPGPARRDLNDDLDYSRSRKTSCPECRELYSNRRDSNYHYTYPDTRKSSSRVSINRSQEIYHDKYPQDSRPKKLQSQERKDLFGKKSNERRLAADEREQSGSKRNVAISDTLEYYEYSMESESQCSENCGFGPYDLSLRPRNRAPRPGNANSNIFDSQTATSDTAKNHPRVNDHHNDTIPRRKRRDPSMINDAANDDTGSSSKTAYKITTDSNSTKTSVDSVRINNNADNNPDADNFQRKRSSGDYNSPGGSYEKNTRHQVTGNGHNGHTKRGQFSRSLSNADGPPDEKVADGSLSDTAVGLHVEEAARRARKSSPGSKSGSGSSSGGGSASQYQAGLGKKSNSTSQLSATECISVVGVNADSRSTGIPVTRKRNSTPSSFQRSQEVVPMYQRLGATKQPGSVTSDTAGSLNSISSSEASSWSPCLRSTGEGGQLSEFIDGLGPGQLVGRQVLGGSSLGDIQLALNYTKGYLEVEVVRARDLQPKPGSKILPAPYVKVYLVNGKKCIAKAKTTTARKTLEPFYQQPLAFRENFQGCILQVTVWGDYGRLEGRKVFMGVAQIMLDDLNLNEMVFGWYKLFGTTSL